Proteins encoded by one window of Molothrus ater isolate BHLD 08-10-18 breed brown headed cowbird chromosome 12, BPBGC_Mater_1.1, whole genome shotgun sequence:
- the LOC118691377 gene encoding uromodulin-like has product MDRIVRCLLLLSVLCLAGCEGNKSELASTHGPRSGVALRVKRSPDACLPNPCQHQGQCQVAVDRPVCSCKPGFTGEFCQDVVLKLACEEEHMKMMVRKEVFELLKIPLELVHLKNQACKVSEKEEEGELFFAAILTGENHTACGSVIQQNSSHVSYSNAIESEQEVPRATISRSFQLEVHFSCIYAYQQVVRLPFALTAVDKLVQLVVREGHFNVSMRLYKSPSYLEPYHLPSVAVPLTDTLYVLLKMEGQHQLKYFLLSVLDCWATPSTDPHQDTQHKLIEQGCPHDETVTYLNAIGESTTAKFSFQMFQFVGYPEMFLHCRVQLCVPDSPEPCAKECPRHWRRRRALADDYNRIVSYGPILLLAAPSSGAEIHHSSSDQQDPAGPSPWLSRALVLLGVLAVLAVAAAAVSVGRRMG; this is encoded by the exons ATG GACAGGATTGTGAGatgtttgctgctgctctctgtgctctgcctggctggctgTGAAGGCAACAAGA GTGAGCTGGCCAGCACCCATGGCCCGAGGTCAGGGGTTGCCCTCCGTGTCAAGAGGAGCCCAGATGCCTGCCTGCCCAACCCGTGCCAGCaccaggggcagtgccaggtggCTGTGGACAGACCAGTTTGCAGCTGCAAGCCAGGCTTCACAGGGGAATTCTGCCAAG ATGTGGTGCTGAAGCTGGCCTGTGAGGAAGAGCACATGAAGATGATGGTCAGGAAGGAGGTGTTTGAGCTCTTGAAAATCCCACTGGAGCTTGTCCACTTGAAGAACCAGGCATGCAAGGTctcagagaaggaagaagagggtGAGCTGTTTTTTGCAGCCATTCTCACAGGTGAAAACCACACTGCCTGTGGATCAGTAATCCAG CAAAACAGCTCCCATGTCTCCTACTCCAACGCCATCGAGTCGGAGCAGGAGGTCCCCAGGGCCACGATCTCCCGCAGTTTTCAGCTGGAGGTGCACTTCTCCTGCATCTACGCCTACCAGCAGGTGGTGAGACTGCCCTTCGCTCTCACTGCTGTTGACAA GCTGGTACAGCTTGTGGTCAGAGAAGGACACTTCAATGTCAGCATGAGACTCTACAAATCCCCCTCCTACCTCGAGCCTTATCACCTGCCAAGTGTGGCTGTGCCCCTCACGGACACCCTCTATGTCCTGCTGAAGATGGAAGGGCAGCACCAGCTCAAGTACTTCCTGCTGAGTGTTCTGGACTGCTGGGCCACGCCGAGCACAGATCCACACCAGGACACGCAGCACAAGCTCATTGAGCAGGG gtgtccccatgaCGAGACAGTGACCTATCTGAATGCCATTGGGGAGAGCACCACTGCCAAGTTCAGCTTCCAGATGTTTCAGTTTGTTGGTTACCCTGAGATGTTCCTGCACTGCCgtgtgcagctctgtgttcctgacagcccagagccctgtgccaaG GAATGCCCCAGGCACTGGAGGAGGAGGCGGGCACTGGCAGATGACTACAACAGGATTGTCTCCTACGGGCCCATcctcctgctggctgctccttcctcaggagcagagatccaccaTTCCAGCAGTGACCAGCAGGACCCAGCGG GACCCAGCCCGTGGCTCTCCAGGGCCCTCGTCCTGCTGGGTGTGCTTGCCGTGCTCGCTGTGGCTGCTGCGGCGGTCAGCGTGGGGCGGAGGATGGGTTAG
- the CCDC102A gene encoding coiled-coil domain-containing protein 102A: MSQSGASRLAGSPPLPGGSLLALLAPEPSPSPPSGTPSPGPPPALLEGDWEGREELRLRELEEARARAAQMEKTMRWWSDCTANWREKWSKVRAERNRAREEVRQLRHRLEALTKELASLRRDRDRERPDERPPRPPGQAPAPAPAQGSAGSPPADGAEGDAGPEQEPVRDVGAEVPQKAKELELMENILTSKQEESWEQRGPRASFSRQERSRLLWEDVSAVEEDATKVTALKLRLDESQKVLLKEREDKLALSKNIEKLEGELSQWKIKYEELNKNKQEVMKQLNILKEIHQDELGRISEDLEDELGARSSMDKKLAELRAEMERLQAENAAEWGRRERLETEKLNLERENKKLRAQIEDLEEVLARKRRQTASALDTDLKTIQAELFEKNKELADLKHIHTKLKKQYQEKMAELAHANRRVEQHEGEVKKLRLRVEELKKELAQAEDELDEAHNQTRKLQRSLDEQTEQSESFQVQLEHLQSRLRRQQSAPLFGKMRSARFGPDDAGDGTSDPDEDEDLQIQGPAVR; this comes from the exons ATGAGCCAGAGCGGGGCTTCGCGCCTGGCGGGCTCCCCGCCGCTGCCGGGGggctccctcctggccctgctggcccccGAGCCCTCCCCGTCCCCCCCCAGCGGGACCCCCTCGCCCGGGCCCCCGCCGGCGCTGCTGGAAGGGGACTGGGAAGGGCGGGAGGAGCTGCGGCTgcgggagctggaggaggcGCGGGCGCGGGCGGCGCAGATGGAGAAGACGATGCGCTGGTGGTCGGACTGCACGGCCAACTGGCGAGAGAAGTGGAGCAAGGTGCGAGCCGAGCGCAACCGGGCTCGGGAGGAGGTGCGGCAGCTGCGGCACCGCCTGGAGGCCCTCACCAAGGAGCTGGCCAGCCTGCGCCGCGACCGCGACCGCGAGCGGCCCGACGAGCGCCCGCCGCGGCCACCGGGACaggcaccggcaccggcaccggcgcAGGGCAGCGCCGGCAGCCCGCCCGCCGACGGAGCAGAGGGGGACGCCGGCCCTGAGCAAGAGCCTGTGCGGGATGTGGGGGCTGAGGTGCCCCAAAAAGCCAAG gagctggagctgatggAAAACATCTTGACGAGCAagcaggaggagagctgggagcagcggGGCCCCCGGGCCTCCTTCAGCCGCCAGGAGCGGAGCCGCCTGCTCTGGGAGGACGTCAGCGCCGTGGAGGAGGACGCCACCAAAGTCACCGCCCTGAAGCTCAGGCTGGATGAGTCCCAAAAAGTGCTGCTCAAGGAGAGGGA GGACAAGCTGGCGCTCAGCAAGAACATTGAGAAGCTGGAGGGCGAGCTCAGCCAGTGGAAGATCAAGTATGAGGAGCTCAACAAGAACAAGCAGGAGGTGATGAAGCAG CTCAACATCCTGAAGGAGATTCACCAGGACGAGCTGGGGCGCATCTCCGAGGACCTGGAGGATGAGCTGGGAGCTCGCTCCAGCATGGACAAGAAACTGGCTGAGCTGCGTGCAGAG atggagaggctgcaggcagagaacGCGGCTGAGTGGGGCCGGCGGGAGCGGCTGGAGACGGAGAAGCTCAACCTGGAGAGGGAGAACAAGAAGCTGCGGGCACAGATCGAGGACCTGGAGGAGGTGCTGGCTCGCAAGCGGCGCCAGACAGCCAGTGCCCTGGACACTGACCTCAAAACCATCCAGGCTGAGCTCTTCGAGAAGAACAAG GAGCTGGCTGACCTGAAGCACATCCACACCAAGCTGAAGAAGCAGTACCAGGAGAAGATGGCCGAGCTGGCACACGCCAACCGCCGCGTGGAGCAGCACGAGGGAGAGGTGAAGAAGCTGCGCCTGAGGGTGGAGGAGCTGAAGAAGGAGCTGGCCCAGGCTGAGGATGAG ctggatgAGGCCCACAACCAGACGCGGAAGCTGCAGCGGTCGCTGGACGAGCAGACGGAGCAGAGCGAGAGCTTccaggtgcagctggagcaccTGCAGTCAcg
- the ADGRG3 gene encoding adhesion G protein-coupled receptor G3 — protein sequence MAGGSQETPQSGMNLFLGTVLLLLLLPDVAEGQDSCSELQRGDQHRECCSVELEQQSPGSSTRVLHLSQRCPELWRSQSRACACLREHWLRLLQSGWHSRLAGLKTLLFNVSRAVTRDVLITFSPKEGPSRLNSTEKGKAGKIHFPREIFQSLGSQTVRVVVTVLNIQQLGMFKEVNQTGQVLDNTVVGITVGESSISGLQEPVQITFPHGELPQGVTPRCVFWDASKGQAGGWRSSGCVTQPGDKGTVCSCDHLTFFTLLLNPALDGSTARALLAVATAGCGVAMAFSIFTMAFCIFVRCRFRLEETVRTNLGLHLNLVGSLLLLNLAFLLNTGLAGRASPSTCRVLGGLTHYCLLCCFTWMALEGCQLYLLFVKVLGTYIHHYLAKLCLLGWGFPALVVGVAGALGSYGEYSIQTMDHQAIAHLCWITSKYLLVHYITNCGYFGLIFLFNMAVFGVVTHKSCSLQGTGAVQGHRKPWKVALVAAGLFCLLGATWALAFLTYGISSAAVLYLFTILNSLQGLFIFIWLVVLYYPKTKESTGSLSYIIKHDKTTTASQD from the exons ATGGCCGGGGGCAGCCAGGAGACCCCACAAAGTGGCATGAACTTGTTCCTGGgcactgtcctgctgctcctgctgctgccag ATGTTGCCGAAGGACAGGACAGCTGTTCCG agctgcagcgGGGTGATCAGCACCGGGAGTGCTGCAgtgtggagctggagcagcagagcccaggcagcagcacccgAGTGCTCCACCTGTCCCAGCGCTGCCCGGAGCTGTGGCGCTCCCAGAGCCGCGCCTGCGCCTGCCTGAGGGAGCACTGGCTCAG gctgctgcagtcaGGGTGGCACAGTCGGCTGGCTGGGCTCAAGACTCTGCTCTTCAATGTCAGCAGGGCTGTCACCCGTGATGTCCTCATCACCTTCTCCCCCAAAGAG GGCCCCAGCAGGctgaacagcacagagaaagggAAGGCAGGTAAAATCCACTTCCCCAGGGAGATATtccagtccctgggcagccaaACAGTGCGTGTGGTGGTGACAGTCCTCAATATCCAGCAGCTTGGCATGTTCAAG GAAGTCAACCAGACAGGGCAGGTCCTGGACAACACCGTGGTGGGCATCACGGTGGGCGAGAGCAGCATCtcggggctgcaggagcccgTGCAGATCACCTTCCCCCACGGGGAGCTGCCCCAG GGTGTCACTCCCCGATGCGTGTTCTGGGATGCCAGCAAAG ggcaggcaggaggctggCGCAGCAGTGGATGTGTCACACAGCCCGGGGACAAGGGGACAGTCTGCTCCTGTGACCATCTCACCTTCTTCACCCTCCTCCTG AACCCAGCTCTGGATGGCTCCACAGcaagagctctgctggctgttGCCACCGCTGGCTGTGGGGTAGCCATGGCTTTCTCCATCTTCACCATGGCCTTCTGCATCTTCGTCAG gtgCAGGTTCAGGCTGGAGGAGACCGTCCGCACCAACCTGGGGCTGCACCTCAACCTCGtgggcagcctgctcctcctcaaCCTGGCCTTCCTGCTCAACACTGGGCTCGCTGGCAGGGCCTCCCCAAGCACCTGCAGGGTCCTGGGGGGGCTCACCCACtactgcctgctctgctgcttcacCTGGATGGCGCTGGAGGGCTGCCAGCTCTACCTCCTCTTTGTCAAGGTCCTCGGCACCTACATCCACCACTACCTGGCAAAGCTGTGCCTGCTTGGCTGGG GCTTCCCTGCTCTCGTGGTGGGAGTGGCAGGAGCTCTTGGCAGCTATGGAGAATACAGCATCCAGACCATGGACCACCAGGCCATAGCCCACCT GTGCTGGATCACTTCCAAATATCTTCTGGTCCACTACATCACCAACTGTGGCTACTTTGgcctcatcttcctcttcaACATGGCTGTGTTTGGGGTGGTGACCCACAAGAGCTGCAGCttgcagggcactggggcagtgcagggacaccGTAAGCCCTGGAAGGTGgctctggtggcagcagggctctTCTGCCTGCTGGGAGCCACTTGGGCCCTGGCATTCCTCACCTATGGcatctcctctgcagctgtgctctACCTCTTCACCATCCTCAACTCTCTGCAAG gactCTTCATATTCATCTGGTTGGTTGTCCTCTACTACCCAAAGACAAAGGAGAGCACTGGTTCCCTCTCCTACATCATCAAACATgacaaaaccaccacagcctcCCAGGACTAG
- the LOC118691325 gene encoding adhesion G-protein coupled receptor G1-like isoform X2 codes for MKVLFLLLLSLLQGLGASGHREEDFRFCGDRNQTQESSAIFQHGPATISIENTAQALIIKRPFLPSRRNSYYKYRLPPTLGRYRFCIFWFESNRSLQLVYGKHSIPLGGDTSSSISWGQESQKTERTRANIFNVSYIIKGGKNTSLDAKAEYFFPASPESMPVWEQDVEEQLSVLDSLIAQPLAAAPGAREQQRLRRKLGELEKMLAKVELEGQNQTFGEATVHATVLRVQPSPAPQPLTFAPLREESGEVQGFTVDLPSSLFMVVKEREEVVEHRVLVMDINRQTMFQDENSSHVLGDKVVSISLVDTVVANLSEPVVLTFFHDQLPRNVTPLCVFWQEDTSGSSGNWDSSGCATVTGSSQTECRCNHLTYFAVLMVSSPDITSVHRNYLSIISYVGCLISALASICTIFFLYFRSKQRDQITSMHIHMNLLAAIFLLDITFLISEHLAASSSEAICTAGGLFLHFSLLSCLTWMGIEGYNLYRLVIEVFNAYHDHFLLKLCLVGWGLPVFCVMVILLASWTNYGPVSIPIYESIDGRTINATICWITSPLVHNSVNLGFFSLVFLFNSVMLGAMVREILRQNKKGHKLKHVLALLGLSILLGIPWALIFFSFTSGVFCLVSLYIFTIINSLQGFLIFLWYWTMVLQARKAPDSQSSSDSAKLQPSSS; via the exons ATGAAGGtcctcttcctgctccttctctccctcctccaag ggctgggagccagtGGCCACAGGGAAGAGGATTTTCGCTTCTGTGGTGACCGGAACCAGacccaggagagctctgccatCTTCCAGCACGGCCCTGCCACCATCTCCATCGAGAACACGGCCCAGGCTCTGATCATAAAAAGGCCCTTTTTGCCAAGCAGGAGAAACTCTTACTACAAGTACAGGTTGCCCCCCACCTTGGGCAGGTACCGCTTCTGCATCTTCTGGTTTGAGTCCAacaggagcctgcagctggTGTATGGGAAGCACAGCATCCCCCTGGGTGGGGACACatccagcagcatctcctggggacaggagagTCAGAAGACTGAAAGAACCAGAGCCAACATCTTCAACGTGTCCTATATCATAAAGGGTGGGAAGAACACCTCCCTGGATGCTAAAGCTGAATACTTCTTCCCTG cctctccagagaGCATGCCTGTGTGGGAGCAGGAtgtggaggagcagctcagtgtCCTGGACAGCCTCattgcccagcccctggcagcagccccgggggccagggagcagcagaggctccGGCG CAAACTCGGGGAGCTGGAGAAGATGCTGGCCAAGGTGGAGCTGGAAGGGCAGAACCAGACCTTTGGGGAGGCCACTGTGCACGCCACCGTCCTGAGGGTgcagcccagcccggctcctCAGCCACTCACCTTTGCTCCCCTGAGAGAG GAGAGTGGAGAGGTCCAGGGATTCACAGTGGACCTGCCAAGCAGCCTGTTCATGGTGgtgaaggagagggaggaggtggtggagcaCAGGGTGCTCGTCATGGACATCAACAGGCAGACCATGTTCCAG GATGAAAACAGCAGCCACGtgctgggtgacaaggtggtcAGCATCTCCCTGGTGGACACAGTGGTGGCCAACCTCTCCGAGCCAGTGGTGCTCACCTTCTTCCACGACCAGCTCCCG AGGAACGTGACCCCATTGTGCGTGTTCTGGCAGGAGGACACCTCTG gcagctctgggaactgggacagctctggctgtgccacagtGACAGGGAGCAGCCAGACAGAATGCAGGTGCAACCACCTCACCTACTTTGCTGTGCTCATG gtTTCCTCTCCAGACATCACCTCTGTGCACAGGAATTACCTGAGTATCATAAGCTACGTTGGCTGCCTGATCTCAGCTTTGGCTTCCATTTGCaccattttcttcctctactTCAG AAGCAAACAGCGAGACCAGATCACGAGCATGCACATCCACATGAACCTGCTGGCTGCCATCTTCCTCCTGGACATCACCTTCCTCATCTCTGAGCActtggctgccagcagcagcgaGGCCATCTGCACAGCTGGGGGGCTGTTTCTGCACTTCTCACTCCTGAGCTGCCTCACCTGGATGGGCATTGAGGGCTACAACCTCTACAGGCTTGTGATCGAAGTCTTCAACGCCTACCACGACCATTTCCTGCTCAAGCTCTGCCTGGTTGGCTGGG GGCTCCCTGTCTTCTGTGTGATGGTGATCCTCCTGGCAAGCTGGACCAACTACGGCCCCGTCTCCATTCCCATCTACGAATCCATTGATGGCAGAACCATCAATGCAACCAT ctgctggatcACGAGCCCCCTGGTCCATAACTCCGTGAACCTGGGTTTCTTCAGCCTGGTGTTCCTCTTTAACTCGGTCATGCTGGGGGCCATGGTGCGGGAGATCCTCCGGCAGAACAAAAAGGGTCACAAGCTCAAGCATGTCCTGGCCCTCCTTGGGCTGAGCATCCTGCTGGGCATCCCCTGGGCGCTGATCTTCTTCTCCTTTACCTCTGGTGTGTTCTGCCTTGTCTCCCTCTACATCTTCACCATCATCAACTCCCTCCAAG gtttcctcatcttcctctggTACTGGACCATGGTGCTGCAGGCGAGGAAGGCCCCTgactcccagagcagctctgacagtgccaagctgcagcccagcagcagctga
- the LOC118691325 gene encoding adhesion G-protein coupled receptor G1-like isoform X1 gives MKVLFLLLLSLLQGLGASGHREEDFRFCGDRNQTQESSAIFQHGPATISIENTAQALIIKRPFLPSRRNSYYKYRLPPTLGRYRFCIFWFESNRSLQLVYGKHSIPLGGDTSSSISWGQESQKTERTRANIFNVSYIIKGGKNTSLDAKAEYFFPASPESMPVWEQDVEEQLSVLDSLIAQPLAAAPGAREQQRLRRSKLGELEKMLAKVELEGQNQTFGEATVHATVLRVQPSPAPQPLTFAPLREESGEVQGFTVDLPSSLFMVVKEREEVVEHRVLVMDINRQTMFQDENSSHVLGDKVVSISLVDTVVANLSEPVVLTFFHDQLPRNVTPLCVFWQEDTSGSSGNWDSSGCATVTGSSQTECRCNHLTYFAVLMVSSPDITSVHRNYLSIISYVGCLISALASICTIFFLYFRSKQRDQITSMHIHMNLLAAIFLLDITFLISEHLAASSSEAICTAGGLFLHFSLLSCLTWMGIEGYNLYRLVIEVFNAYHDHFLLKLCLVGWGLPVFCVMVILLASWTNYGPVSIPIYESIDGRTINATICWITSPLVHNSVNLGFFSLVFLFNSVMLGAMVREILRQNKKGHKLKHVLALLGLSILLGIPWALIFFSFTSGVFCLVSLYIFTIINSLQGFLIFLWYWTMVLQARKAPDSQSSSDSAKLQPSSS, from the exons ATGAAGGtcctcttcctgctccttctctccctcctccaag ggctgggagccagtGGCCACAGGGAAGAGGATTTTCGCTTCTGTGGTGACCGGAACCAGacccaggagagctctgccatCTTCCAGCACGGCCCTGCCACCATCTCCATCGAGAACACGGCCCAGGCTCTGATCATAAAAAGGCCCTTTTTGCCAAGCAGGAGAAACTCTTACTACAAGTACAGGTTGCCCCCCACCTTGGGCAGGTACCGCTTCTGCATCTTCTGGTTTGAGTCCAacaggagcctgcagctggTGTATGGGAAGCACAGCATCCCCCTGGGTGGGGACACatccagcagcatctcctggggacaggagagTCAGAAGACTGAAAGAACCAGAGCCAACATCTTCAACGTGTCCTATATCATAAAGGGTGGGAAGAACACCTCCCTGGATGCTAAAGCTGAATACTTCTTCCCTG cctctccagagaGCATGCCTGTGTGGGAGCAGGAtgtggaggagcagctcagtgtCCTGGACAGCCTCattgcccagcccctggcagcagccccgggggccagggagcagcagaggctccGGCG CAGCAAACTCGGGGAGCTGGAGAAGATGCTGGCCAAGGTGGAGCTGGAAGGGCAGAACCAGACCTTTGGGGAGGCCACTGTGCACGCCACCGTCCTGAGGGTgcagcccagcccggctcctCAGCCACTCACCTTTGCTCCCCTGAGAGAG GAGAGTGGAGAGGTCCAGGGATTCACAGTGGACCTGCCAAGCAGCCTGTTCATGGTGgtgaaggagagggaggaggtggtggagcaCAGGGTGCTCGTCATGGACATCAACAGGCAGACCATGTTCCAG GATGAAAACAGCAGCCACGtgctgggtgacaaggtggtcAGCATCTCCCTGGTGGACACAGTGGTGGCCAACCTCTCCGAGCCAGTGGTGCTCACCTTCTTCCACGACCAGCTCCCG AGGAACGTGACCCCATTGTGCGTGTTCTGGCAGGAGGACACCTCTG gcagctctgggaactgggacagctctggctgtgccacagtGACAGGGAGCAGCCAGACAGAATGCAGGTGCAACCACCTCACCTACTTTGCTGTGCTCATG gtTTCCTCTCCAGACATCACCTCTGTGCACAGGAATTACCTGAGTATCATAAGCTACGTTGGCTGCCTGATCTCAGCTTTGGCTTCCATTTGCaccattttcttcctctactTCAG AAGCAAACAGCGAGACCAGATCACGAGCATGCACATCCACATGAACCTGCTGGCTGCCATCTTCCTCCTGGACATCACCTTCCTCATCTCTGAGCActtggctgccagcagcagcgaGGCCATCTGCACAGCTGGGGGGCTGTTTCTGCACTTCTCACTCCTGAGCTGCCTCACCTGGATGGGCATTGAGGGCTACAACCTCTACAGGCTTGTGATCGAAGTCTTCAACGCCTACCACGACCATTTCCTGCTCAAGCTCTGCCTGGTTGGCTGGG GGCTCCCTGTCTTCTGTGTGATGGTGATCCTCCTGGCAAGCTGGACCAACTACGGCCCCGTCTCCATTCCCATCTACGAATCCATTGATGGCAGAACCATCAATGCAACCAT ctgctggatcACGAGCCCCCTGGTCCATAACTCCGTGAACCTGGGTTTCTTCAGCCTGGTGTTCCTCTTTAACTCGGTCATGCTGGGGGCCATGGTGCGGGAGATCCTCCGGCAGAACAAAAAGGGTCACAAGCTCAAGCATGTCCTGGCCCTCCTTGGGCTGAGCATCCTGCTGGGCATCCCCTGGGCGCTGATCTTCTTCTCCTTTACCTCTGGTGTGTTCTGCCTTGTCTCCCTCTACATCTTCACCATCATCAACTCCCTCCAAG gtttcctcatcttcctctggTACTGGACCATGGTGCTGCAGGCGAGGAAGGCCCCTgactcccagagcagctctgacagtgccaagctgcagcccagcagcagctga